caaagggagagGTAACCCATGcaactgttattattgttgttaattttttctttgcgaaTGAAACGAAATCACACAAGTAATGCAAAAAGGGCCTCAACAAGTTCTTTAGCATTCAAAGGAGCAACGGAGGAATGATcaaggaggagagaaaggaagaattaAGAGTGAGTGTGgttgagggaaaagaatTGTTCACGAAGGAAAAGCACACACGTTTAAGCCAACGGCGCAATGCGaaacacttctttttttttttctcttctataCATGTGTGCGCTTGTGCTTCGTGTTGTAGCTGATTCGGAGCGCACAAAGAGGGATATCGCAATGATATATGGCGGACGTGCGTGTCGCTACAATTGCGCTTTGCAACTCCCTATTATTTCCCACTGCAGAAGagaagtaaaaagaaaataacatctCGTCACCTTGTGTTTACCTGAAAAGGAGGGCACCTTGCTTGCCCCTTTCAACCGCCTCTGTGGATGTTGGACAAATTTGGGTGGTGCATAACAGTAGCAAAGTGATTACTAAGCGGGTGACGACATGTGATGAGGTTGACCCGGCAGGCTCTTGGGTGTTACTGTGGAAACGGATAATGTCTTGGGGTtcatttctcttcatttctttctgtgACAGGTGGTGCGTGCGCGTGTATGTTTGAAGCTGGTGTGAGTGTGAGTGTGAGTgtttgtgtatatgtgtgtttatgtgtgtgcgtatatCGTAGTTACATCTCATGGACTGGGGCATCTTTTGTGGCAAACGCTTCGCAGCCCCCAGCCAAATTCGTCGTTCTTCTTGTTTCTCATGTGCCTTCTTTGTCTTCCTTGTCAATTGCCTTGGTTGGTTTGCACGGTTGATCCAAGTAAGTAATGTAacctgtttctgtttctgtttctgtttctgtgtctcccttccccccatcggttttccatttttcattCTTTATCTATTTGTGCTGCtagtgttttatttcattgcTTTCCCATCACCCACTCTGCATCTATTAGTATCGTCACTGGATAGGTGGGGCGCTGTTGTTTCTCTGGAAAACGAGAGTATCTTACTAGGCACAGTGCTGGGCGTATTGGAGATTAGCATTTAGTCTTCATTCCtgacttctcttttccctcctgttGCAGGCAAAATAATGCTTCGCCGCATTTGGAGTCACAAAGTTCTCACTACCTTCGTTACATTGCCCGTTGCCTCGGTAGGAGGAATCGCCATTTACGTGGAATACCGCCAGAGAACTCGGCCAGTTCTTCCAGTTTTTGCACCGGTGGTGGATGGCAATGGCTCGCTATTGTTGGATGGCAAAGCCGTCCCCAAACCTAGCCGGTGGGTGGTGGCGCGACGCGTCGTCGAACTTTTCCTAATTTTCTTTCCCGTTGCCGTCTTGTATGTGGTGATGAGGCTTCGCCGTGACTGGTATCTTCTCTGGTTGCAGCTGCTTTTACGGGCTGTAGAGCGCGCTGGACCCGCCTTCGTGAAAGCTGGCCAGTGGAGTTGCACCCGGCAGGATGTCTTTTCACCAGAGTTTCGTTCTGTGTTCAAGAAGTTATACGACGAGGTGGACACACACCCATATGAGGTATCACTTCAGATTCTTAGGGAAGAGTTGCAACAGGACCCAGCCGAAATATTTAGCACGATTGAGGAGAAGACTGTTGGTTCCGGTTCCATTGGGCAAGTCCATAGTGCGACGCTGCGCCACACAGGAGAGCATGTCGTTGTAAAGGTGATGCACCCAAATGTGGTTGAGACTATCGTGAAGGACTTCTGCATAATCAATACCTTAgcctctttccttcaccaTCGTGTCCCAGCACTTGAAAAATATGATCTGCCGGCGCTGGCAATCGCATGGACTACCCACCTTGCGGCTCAGTTAGACTTCCGACTGGAGGCAAGGAATTTAACTTTATTCCGGAAGAACTTTAGGAATGAACCATATGTTCGGTTTCCCAAACCACTGTTGTCGACGCAGCGTGTACTTGTGGAAACGTTTTGCAAGGGTGAACCGGCCTCCGTTGAGTTTCTGGCCGCTCAGGAGGAACATGCGCGCGACAAGATCGCAAATATGGGTTTAAACACGTGGTGCAAGATGTTACTGCACGACAAATTCCTTCATGGTGACATGCACCCCGGTAATGTTATTATTGACGCCTCCGACCCCCATGAACCGTGTGTATGGCTCATAGATGCGGGTTTGTGCCAACAGATCAGTGAAGATGAGGGTGTGATCACTCACAACCTCATGGAAGCTTTTGTTCACTGGAAAGCAGACCTTTGTTGCGATGCCCTGTTAAGCATGGGCAAGCGCCAAAAGTATGCCGACGAGAATAAATTTAGGAGCGATATGAACTGGCTCTTTAATCACTGGCGCCCTCTCCACTCTAAGGATGCTGTTGTGACGAACATCCTTCAGGCCATATTTGAGTGTGTTCGGGTAAATCAAGTTCACATGGATCCGCCGTATGTGTCTTTGTTATTTGCAGTTCTTGTGCTGGAGTCCTTCATTATGAACCTCAACCCGGAGTTTAATATGGTACGGCACGCGGCGCCGTGGTTGGTTGCTGACGGACACTTGACCCGCGGTCTGATGAAAAACATTGTAATGACACGTCTGGATTTAATTAAACGTGAGATGGGAGTTTTGCGTGGCCGCCTTAGGGACGGTGCGCATAATGACTTggcgaaaaatgaaaacgttCACTTAAATGCGAATGCATGGTAGTGGGTTTAACTGCTGCTGAggtccccccctttttttattatttcgtTTCAAACACATTAAACGCACGCATACCCGTGCCGTCTCACtaccgttttgttttcccctccccctacTAGCggtcttttttatttcatccaCACACGTGCTCT
The genomic region above belongs to Trypanosoma brucei brucei TREU927 chromosome 10, whole genome shotgun sequence and contains:
- a CDS encoding hypothetical protein, conserved (possible ubiquinone biosynthesis protein; possible ABC1 kinase), whose translation is MLRRIWSHKVLTTFVTLPVASVGGIAIYVEYRQRTRPVLPVFAPVVDGNGSLLLDGKAVPKPSRWVVARRVVELFLIFFPVAVLYVVMRLRRDWYLLWLQLLLRAVERAGPAFVKAGQWSCTRQDVFSPEFRSVFKKLYDEVDTHPYEVSLQILREELQQDPAEIFSTIEEKTVGSGSIGQVHSATLRHTGEHVVVKVMHPNVVETIVKDFCIINTLASFLHHRVPALEKYDLPALAIAWTTHLAAQLDFRLEARNLTLFRKNFRNEPYVRFPKPLLSTQRVLVETFCKGEPASVEFLAAQEEHARDKIANMGLNTWCKMLLHDKFLHGDMHPGNVIIDASDPHEPCVWLIDAGLCQQISEDEGVITHNLMEAFVHWKADLCCDALLSMGKRQKYADENKFRSDMNWLFNHWRPLHSKDAVVTNILQAIFECVRVNQVHMDPPYVSLLFAVLVLESFIMNLNPEFNMVRHAAPWLVADGHLTRGLMKNIVMTRLDLIKREMGVLRGRLRDGAHNDLAKNENVHLNANAW